A stretch of DNA from Methylogaea oryzae:
TTATGTCATGGAATTGCTGGCCCGCGCCAAGGCGCTGGAAAACCAGGGCCGCGACATCGTTCATATGGAAATCGGCGAGCCGGATTTCTCCGCGCCGGAGGCGGTGGTGGAGGCCGGCGTCCGCGCCATGCGGGCCGGGCAGGTCAAGTATACGGCGGCGGCCGGCTTGCCCGAGCTGCGCAGCGCCTTGGCGCGTTATTACGGCGAGCATTACGGCGTAGACCTGCCGGAGCGGCGGATCTTCATCGCGCCGGGGGCTTCCGGCGCTTTGCTGCTGGCGCTGGCGGCCAGCCTCAACGCCGGCGACGAAGTGCTGTTGGCCGATCCCGGTTATCCCTGCTATCGCAACTTCGTGCGGTTGTTCGGCGCCGAGCCCGTGTCGGTCGCCACGCGGGCGTCGGACGGCCACCGCCTCGGCTGGCCGCAGCTGCGGGCTGCCTGGAGCGGCCGCACGGCCGGCGCCATCGTCGCGTCGCCGGCCAATCCCACCGGCGTCGTGTTGGACGAGCCGACCCTGGGCGAGTTGTGCGAAGGCGTGGCCGGGCAGGGCGGCTTCCTGGTGTCGGACGAGATTTACCACGGCCTGGAATACGGCCCGCGTTGTCCCACCGCCTTGCAGTTCGGCAGCCAAGCTTTTGTCATCAACAGCTTCTCCAAGTATTTCTGCATGACCGGTTGGCGGCTGGGTTGGCTGGTGGCGCCCGACAGCCACGTGGAAACGGTGGAGCGGCTGGCGCAGAATTTGTTCATTTCCGCGCCCACCCATTCCCAGTATGCGGCCGTGGCGGCGCTCGCCGATCCGCAGGCCCGAGCGGAGCTGGAGCAGCGGCGTTTGGAGTTCCAGCGGCGGCGGGATTATCTGCAGCAAGCGCTGGCTCGCCTGGGGTTCGGCCTGTCGGCGCCGCCCGAAGGGGCGTTTTACGTTTACGCCGATTGCAGCCGTTTCACCCAGGACAGCGACGCCTTCGCCCGCGACCTGTTGGAGCAGGCCGGCGTGGCGATTACGCCGGGGCGGGATTTCGGCGAGACGGCCGCGTCTCGCCATGTGCGTTTCGCCTATACGACATCGCTCGAGCGCTTGGAGGAAGGCGTAAAACGCATGGAGCGCTATCTGGCCGGCGTATCCCGGGACTCCGCCGCGCCGGGTTTTTAAGGCGTCCTCGGGGCGAGTCGCCATTTGGTGTAAAATGGCCGCATTTGCCGCGCCGTTCGGCCGGCCCCAGCCTTTCACGGAGTCCTCTGCATGCGAGTCCTAGTCACCGGCAGCGCCGGCTTTATCGGTTCCGCCCTGTCCCACCGCTTGCTGGCGCGGGGCGATCAGGTTATCGGCCTGGACAACGTCAACGACTACTACGAAGTGAGCTTGAAGGAAGCCCGTTTGGCGCCGCTCAAGGCCAATCCGGCTTTCACCGAGGCGCGCATGGGGCTGGAGCAGCGGGACGAGCTGAACCGCTTGTTCGAACAGCACAAGCCGGAGCGGGTGGTGAATCTGGCGGCCCAGGCCGGCGTGCGCTATTCCCTGAAGAATCCCCACGCCTACATGGATTCCAACATCGTCGGCTTCTGCAACATTCTGGAGGCCTGCCGCTACAACGGGGTGGAGCATTTGGTCTACGCCTCCAGCAGTTCGGTGTACGGGGCCAACACCACCATGCCGTTCTCGGTGCACCACAACGTGGACCATCCCTTGAGCCTGTACGCCGCCAGCAAGAAAGCCAACGAGCTGATGGCCCATACTTATAGCCATCTGTACGGCCTGCCCACCACCGGCCTGCGCTTCTTCACCGTTTACGGACCCTGGGGGCGGCCGGACATGAGCCCGTTCCAGTTCGCCCGCGCCATTCTGGAAGACCGTCCCATCGACGTGTTCAACTACGGCAATCACCAGCGCGACTTCACTTATGTGGACGACATCGTCGAAGGCATCGTGCGCGTGTTGGATCGCGTGGCGGTCGGCAACCCCGATTGGGACGGCGCGCACCCCGACCCAGGCACCAGCCGCGCGCCTTATCGGATTTACAACATCGGTTGCCATCAGCCCGTGGAGCTGATGCACTTTATCGAAGTGCTGGAAGACTGCCTGGGCAAGAAAGCCCAGAAGAATTTCCTGCCCATGCAGCAGGGCGACGTGCCCGCCACTTATGCCGACGTGGACGATCTGATGCGCGATACGGGCTACCAGCCGCAAACCCGCATCGAGACCGGCGTCGCCAATTTCGTCGCCTGGTTCAAGGATTACTACGGCTACAAATGAGAAATCCGCGGGGCAGGCGCAGCCGCGTTCTCGCTCGGAGGGCGCGTTGAGGAACGCCCGAGTACCCATCGTCGGTTTCGCCGCCCATAGCGGCACCGGCAAAACCACCTTGCTGCGCAAGCTGATTCCGTTGCTGAAGGCCAGGGGCTTGCGGGTGGGCTTGATCAAGCACAGCCATCACACCGCCGACATCGACCATCCCGGCAAGGACAGCTATGAGCTGCGCCATGCCGGAGCCAGTCCGGTGATGCTGTGTTCGGCGCTGCGCCGGGCGATGATTACCGAGAGGCCGACGCCCAGGGATCCGGTTTTGGACGAGGAGCTGGCCTATTTCGATCAGGATGCGGTGGATTTGATCCTGGTGGAAGGCTTTAAGCACGAGCGTTTTCCCAAAATCGAGTTGTGCCGCCCGGCGCTGGGCAGGCCGCCGCTCTATCCCGGCGACGACACGGTGGTGGCGGTGGCCAGCGACGGCCCTTTGCCGGCGGCGCCGACGGTGCCGCTGTTGGACCTCAACCGGCCGGAAGCCATCGCCGACTTTATTTTGACGAGATTCTGCGCGTTATGAGCCTAGACGCCTGCGTGACGGCGGAAACCGGGCTGTTGTCCCTGCAAGAGGCCCTGGGGCGGATATTGGCGGACATCGATCCGTTGCCGCGCCGGGAAAACCTGCCGCTGAAAGCCGCTTTGGGGCGGGTGCTGGCCGAGGACGTGCCGTCCCCGCTGGATTTGCCGCCTTTCGCCAATTCCGCCATGGACGGCTATGCCCTGCGGGCCGCCGATACGGCCGAGGGCCGGAGCCGTCTGGCCTTGGTCGGCGTCAGTTGGGCGGGCCGGCCGTTTCAAGGCGCGGTGGCGGCGGGCCAGTGCGTGCGCATTTTCACCGGCGCCGCGTTGCCCGAAGGCGCCGACACGGTGGTGATGCAGGAGGACGTGACCGCCGAGGAGGGCGGCGTTTTCCTGCAAGGGCCGCTGAAAGCCGGCAAGAACGTGCGCCGGGCGGGCGAAGAGCTGCGCGCCGGCGACATCGCTCTGGCGGCCGGCAAGCGCCTGGGACCGGCCGATATCGCCTTGCTGGCCTCCCTGGGGCGGCGTGAAGCGGCGGTGCGGGCCAGGCCGCGCGTGGCGTTTTTCTCCACCGGCGACGAGTTGCGCGGCGTCGGCGACCCCTTGGCGCCGGGACAGATATACGACAGCAATCGCTACGCCTTGGACGGCCTGTTGCGCGAGGCCGGGGCCGAGGCGATCGATTTGGGCGTGGCGGCGGACGATCCAGCCGCGTTGAAAGCCTTGCTGCTGCAGGCGTCCGCCCAAGCGGACTTAGTGATCAGCTCCGGCGGCGTTTCCGTCGGCGAGGCGGATTTCGTCACCGGCGCGTTGGCGGAGGTGGGGCGGATCCGCTTGTGGAAAATGGCGGTCAAGCCGGGCAAGCCCATCGCTTTCGGCCGCATCGGCGCCGCTTGGTTTTTCGGCCTGCCGGGCAACCCGGTGGCGGTGATGGTGGGGTTTCGCCAAGTGGTGAGGCCGGCGCTGGCCCGGTTGGCAGGTGCCGAGCCCAAGCCCCCCCTGCGTTTCGGCGCGCGCAGCCGCCAGGCGATGAAAAAATCCGCCGGCCGGCTGGAGTTCCAGCGGGGAGAGCTGGAGCGCGATCAGGACGGCCAGTGGTGGGTCAGCGGCTTGGCGGCCCAAGGCTCGCACATGCTGACCGGCATGAGCCGGGCCGATTGCCTCATCGTGCTGCCGGCCGAATGCGCCGGCGTGGCCGCAGGCGATCTGGTGGAAGTGGAACCTTTGGCGTGGTAGAGATTTTAGGAACATAGACGAAGAGCATGACGGATAACGCGATCCTGGTAACCGGCGGCGCCGGCTATATCGGCAGCCACGTGGTCAAGCTGCTGGGCGAGGCGGGCGAAAACGTGGTGGTGCTGGACGATTTGTCCACTGGCCGGCGCGACGCCGTGTTGTACGGCGAGTTCGTCGAAGGGGACGTGGGCGACAGCCGCCTCGTCGGCGAACTGATAGTCCGTCACCGGGTGGGGGCCGTGCTGCATTTCGCCGACCGCACCATCGTCGCCGAATCGGTGGCCGATCCCCTCAAATACTACGGCAACAACACCTGCAAAACCCGCAACCTGCTGCAATGCTGCGTGGACGCCGGCGTGCCGCACTTTATCTTTTCCTCGTCGGCGTCCGTGTACGGCACGCGCGACGACGGCCGCGCCGCCGAGGACAGCCCCACCCGCCCCATCAATCCCTACGGCACGTCCAAGCTCATCGCCGAGTGGATGCTGCGCGACTGCGCCGCCGCCTACGGCCTGGGTTACGTCGCCCTGCGTTACTTCAACGTGGCCGGTTGCGATCCCGAGGGGCGCTTGGGCAACAACACCCCCAACGCCACGGTGCTCATCAAGGTGGCGGCGGAAGTGGCCGCCGGCAAGCGCGACAAGCTGCGCATCTTCGGCACGGACTATCCCACCGCCGACGGCACCGGCATCCGCGATTACGTGCACGTGTCCGATCTGGCCGACGCTCACATCAAGGCCTTGGCCTATTTGCGCCGGGGCGGCGATTCCACCGTGCTCAACGTCGGCTACGGCAGCGGCTACAGCGTGCGGCAGGTGGTGGACGCCATGGAACGGGCCGCAGGCCTGCCCTTGGCGGTGGAGGAATGCCCGCGCCGTCCCGGCGATCCAGCGGAAGTGGTGGCCGTGGCCGACCGCATTCGCGGCCTGCTAGACTGGACGCCGCGTTACAACGACCTGGACTTTATCGTGCGCACCCAGTTGGCTTGGGAAAAGCGCGGCTAGTGGGCCATCGCGGCATTATCTGTATTTATCACGGCATGGTTGCACAATGATCAGAATCTTATTCCTCAGCCTGGCCTGCCTGGCTTTGGCCGGTTGCATGGCGGCGGCCGTGCCCGCCGCCGATATGGTCATCAGCGCCGTAGGACGCGCCATGGTCAACAAGGCCGCCGGCACGGCGGAATCCAGCGGCACGCAAGCGAAGACGCCCGCGGCCGGCGCCGCGCAGCCGGCGACGGTGCTGGATTTCGACGTGCCTTCCGACGCCTTGAGAAACAAGGACGGGGAGTTGTCGACGCTGCTGCGCAAGGCCGGCGAGTTGGCCTTGAAGTACGACGTGCCGGTGACGCTGGTCAGCAGCAGTGCGGATCGGGATTACCTGATGCAAGAACTCAATCAGGCCGGCGAACCGGTCATCATGTACCGGCTGGGCGAATATCCGCGCATCACCATCAGCCTCAAACAGAACGAGCCGGCGCGGACGGGGGCGGTGCGATGAGCGAGACAAAGCGGATGACGGCCGCCATGGGGGCGCTGTTGCTGGCGCTGGGCGGCGCGGCGCATGCCGATTCCGCCGCGGAGGCGCAGGCCCAGCCGGCGGCGACGCCGGCGCAGGACAAATCCCAGCCGCCGGCGCCGGAAGCGGCGGCACCTCAGCCGGCGGCCGAGTCCGCCGTTGCCGCCGAGACGCCGGCCGCCGCGCCGGCATCTCCGCCGGCCGATACCCAGCCCGCCAAGGAAGTCCCGAGCACGGCCGGCGCCGATGCCAAAGGCGGCGTCAGCGAGGTTTCCCGCCGCAAAATACGCGACACCATACGCAAGTTGGACGATTTGCTGCGGCGTTGATCCGGCGCGGCGCCGGCGCCCCCCACCCAGGCCGTCGGTTAATGCGGCGCCGATGCGTCGGCGGCGTTGCCGACGTATTGGGACAAAACCGCGCGTCGCCGCGGCAAGCCTTCCCAGATGAATTCGACATCCCGCTCCGTCAGCACGCTCACGCACTCCGTGGAGCGCACGAACGCAGCGAGAAACGGCCCCATGGCGCGTTGCTGGGTTTGGTATTGCCCCAACGCCGCCTGTTTGATTTCCACTTCGCGCGGTTGCAGGCTCAGGCAGGGGTGTTGGCGGTTGCGCCTGGGCCAGTCTGCGGGCAGCGGCAATGGCGTTGCGCGCAGGTCCAGGGGTTTGGCGGCGTTGGCGCCCGTCGGCCAATTGCCGGGCCAGTGGACCAGGTAGGTCAACAAACGCGGCCAGCGCGGCGCGTTTGGGGTTTCCTCGCCATGGCCCCGCTCATGCAGCCAGTCGCGCAGCGCCATCAGGGCGAACAGGCCGAGGGCGGAATGGTCGGGATGGCTGTCCAAAGGGTCCGGCAGGGCCACCAGCGTCGGCCGGATTTGCCTGAGCTCGTGCGCCAGTTCGGCAGCCAGTTCGGCGCCGTTGTAGCCTCGGTTGGGGAATTCCGCTTCCCCGTAGGGCACGGCCGAAACGCCCGTGGTGTTGGATCGCTCGGGTCGTTCCCGCTGCCAATGGGCGTGCAGCAGGGGCTGCAGGCCGCCGTCGGGAAACCCCAGTAAGTCCAGCTGCACGCGGCCGTTGCCCAGCATGCGCACGGCGTGGCGGGCTTCGGTGAGGCGCGTGGCGCCGTAGCGCAGGTAGTCGTGGACGCTGGGGCGGGCGTAGCGGGCTTCACGCTGGACGGCTTCCACAAAGCCGTCGCCGGCGGTGGCGATGACGATGCGCACGCTGCCGCCTTGCGCCAGGACGCGTTGCGCGATGCCGCCGGCGCCGAGCACTTCGTCGTCGGGATGGGGCGCGAAGACCAGCAGCCGTTCCGCCGAGCCGATGGACAGCGGCGCAAGCGGTTCCGCCAGGGCGCAAGCGGACCACGCGAAGAGTATGGACAGCAGCCAAGCGGAGCGTTGTAGCATCGGCGATAACTCAGGGGGAGCTTGATGTGAAATCATGCCAGAAAGCGGCCTTGGCTGCGTTACGAAATGCTGATGGACCGGGCGAAACGGCGGTCCAAAACCACGGCGCCCGACGTTTGCCGGTATCATGACGCCGGCAAACAACTCCTGATCCCATGGAAAGTCGTCCCCCGAAAACAGCCGCCCGGCCCGCACCTAGAAAGCCCCCGGCTGACCAACCCCAGGCGAAGCGTCCGGCCAAGCCGAGAACCAAGCGCATCAAGCCCGCCCCGCCGCCCCCGGTGCCGCTGCGGCACCGGGCCTTGGCTTTGGGGGTGGAACTGATCGCCCTGTCGGCGGCGGCGCTGGTGGCGATCATCGCCGTGCTGGGGCGTTCCGCAAACGGTTTCGCCGGCACCGATTTCGGCTCCAGCTTGTTGCCGTTCGCCGGCGCGGTGTTCGCACTGGTGGTGGTCGGCGCCGGCCTGTTGTGGCTATGGCTGCGCTTGCGGCGCTGGCTGACGGCGCGTTTCGTCCCCGGCGCGGCCTTGCTCGCCCTTGGCATCGCGCTGGCGGCCGGGTGGTTCGCTTTGCAGGACGAATACGGCCGCGACCTGGGCAATTTCCGCACCCTGGTCGGCGGCATGCAGGAGGCGGAGCGGGTTACGCTGGCCCACCAGGTCTATGCGTCCTACCGTCGTTCCGATTTGTCCCAGGCGCAGCGCTTGTTGGAGCGGGCGCGGCCCTATTTGCCGCCGGTGCAGGAAGCGGCCGGCGCATACGGCATCGATACGGATGTGCTGATGGGGGTGGGGGCGACGGAGTCGTCGTTTTTGCCGCGCGACAGCAAGGACGGCGGCCGCGGTTTGTTCCAGATCACGGCGCCGCCCAAGGCGGCGGTGGAACTGGCCAAGGAGCGTCTGGGAGTGGAGCAGTTGGATTTGAACGACCCGCGCCACAACGCCCACGTCGCCGCCGCCACCCTGCGCCATTATTTCGCCGAAATGCGCGGCGACCTGTTCCTGGGGTTGCTGGCCTATAACATCGGCCCGAAAAACGGTGGTTTGCTGTCCATTATGAAGCAATACGGCGCCCGCGATTTCGCCACCATCCAGCCTTATTTGCAGAACCTTCCCCGCGACTATCCCATTCGGGTGTTGACGGCGGCCCTGGCGGCCCGCCTGTGGCGCACGGAAGGCGCTTTGCCCCGTTACGAGCAGGGAGACAACGCCCTTCGTATTCAAGGCGTCGGCATTCCCGGCTTGTGAGGTGGAGCGTTGCGGCTATTTATCTTGAAAAGACGCCGTTTGAGGAACAGAATTCAGCCCCGGAATGCGTAGGGTCAATTCGGCCGCCGTTGCTTGAGCGTTTTTTCTCTCCGTGTGCGCCGGATTCCCGCGAATAACAATAACGAAACGGAACGCTGCACATGCCTCTAAAAAAATACGCCTATCCCCTTGGTCTGATCCTGGCCGCGAACTTGGCCGGTTGCACCGGCCAGTCGGCGGAAAACGCCGAAATCGACAAGCGCATAGCGATATGCCAAGACGTGATGAAGCTTTACATCAAGGAAGCCAACACCCACGAGCGCGACCGCAAGCGCCTTATCGGCACCTGCCACATGTCGCAGAAGGAGCGGACCACGGAGCAGTGGCAATGCACCCTGGCGGGCATGCAGGGCGGCGGCAAGTACGCCGAAGTGTCGGA
This window harbors:
- a CDS encoding aminotransferase class I/II-fold pyridoxal phosphate-dependent enzyme; translation: MPFPMQPADNASLITPFYVMELLARAKALENQGRDIVHMEIGEPDFSAPEAVVEAGVRAMRAGQVKYTAAAGLPELRSALARYYGEHYGVDLPERRIFIAPGASGALLLALAASLNAGDEVLLADPGYPCYRNFVRLFGAEPVSVATRASDGHRLGWPQLRAAWSGRTAGAIVASPANPTGVVLDEPTLGELCEGVAGQGGFLVSDEIYHGLEYGPRCPTALQFGSQAFVINSFSKYFCMTGWRLGWLVAPDSHVETVERLAQNLFISAPTHSQYAAVAALADPQARAELEQRRLEFQRRRDYLQQALARLGFGLSAPPEGAFYVYADCSRFTQDSDAFARDLLEQAGVAITPGRDFGETAASRHVRFAYTTSLERLEEGVKRMERYLAGVSRDSAAPGF
- a CDS encoding NAD-dependent epimerase produces the protein MRVLVTGSAGFIGSALSHRLLARGDQVIGLDNVNDYYEVSLKEARLAPLKANPAFTEARMGLEQRDELNRLFEQHKPERVVNLAAQAGVRYSLKNPHAYMDSNIVGFCNILEACRYNGVEHLVYASSSSVYGANTTMPFSVHHNVDHPLSLYAASKKANELMAHTYSHLYGLPTTGLRFFTVYGPWGRPDMSPFQFARAILEDRPIDVFNYGNHQRDFTYVDDIVEGIVRVLDRVAVGNPDWDGAHPDPGTSRAPYRIYNIGCHQPVELMHFIEVLEDCLGKKAQKNFLPMQQGDVPATYADVDDLMRDTGYQPQTRIETGVANFVAWFKDYYGYK
- the mobB gene encoding molybdopterin-guanine dinucleotide biosynthesis protein B, producing MRNARVPIVGFAAHSGTGKTTLLRKLIPLLKARGLRVGLIKHSHHTADIDHPGKDSYELRHAGASPVMLCSALRRAMITERPTPRDPVLDEELAYFDQDAVDLILVEGFKHERFPKIELCRPALGRPPLYPGDDTVVAVASDGPLPAAPTVPLLDLNRPEAIADFILTRFCAL
- the moeA gene encoding molybdopterin molybdotransferase MoeA is translated as MSLDACVTAETGLLSLQEALGRILADIDPLPRRENLPLKAALGRVLAEDVPSPLDLPPFANSAMDGYALRAADTAEGRSRLALVGVSWAGRPFQGAVAAGQCVRIFTGAALPEGADTVVMQEDVTAEEGGVFLQGPLKAGKNVRRAGEELRAGDIALAAGKRLGPADIALLASLGRREAAVRARPRVAFFSTGDELRGVGDPLAPGQIYDSNRYALDGLLREAGAEAIDLGVAADDPAALKALLLQASAQADLVISSGGVSVGEADFVTGALAEVGRIRLWKMAVKPGKPIAFGRIGAAWFFGLPGNPVAVMVGFRQVVRPALARLAGAEPKPPLRFGARSRQAMKKSAGRLEFQRGELERDQDGQWWVSGLAAQGSHMLTGMSRADCLIVLPAECAGVAAGDLVEVEPLAW
- the galE gene encoding UDP-glucose 4-epimerase GalE, giving the protein MTDNAILVTGGAGYIGSHVVKLLGEAGENVVVLDDLSTGRRDAVLYGEFVEGDVGDSRLVGELIVRHRVGAVLHFADRTIVAESVADPLKYYGNNTCKTRNLLQCCVDAGVPHFIFSSSASVYGTRDDGRAAEDSPTRPINPYGTSKLIAEWMLRDCAAAYGLGYVALRYFNVAGCDPEGRLGNNTPNATVLIKVAAEVAAGKRDKLRIFGTDYPTADGTGIRDYVHVSDLADAHIKALAYLRRGGDSTVLNVGYGSGYSVRQVVDAMERAAGLPLAVEECPRRPGDPAEVVAVADRIRGLLDWTPRYNDLDFIVRTQLAWEKRG
- a CDS encoding PIG-L deacetylase family protein; amino-acid sequence: MLQRSAWLLSILFAWSACALAEPLAPLSIGSAERLLVFAPHPDDEVLGAGGIAQRVLAQGGSVRIVIATAGDGFVEAVQREARYARPSVHDYLRYGATRLTEARHAVRMLGNGRVQLDLLGFPDGGLQPLLHAHWQRERPERSNTTGVSAVPYGEAEFPNRGYNGAELAAELAHELRQIRPTLVALPDPLDSHPDHSALGLFALMALRDWLHERGHGEETPNAPRWPRLLTYLVHWPGNWPTGANAAKPLDLRATPLPLPADWPRRNRQHPCLSLQPREVEIKQAALGQYQTQQRAMGPFLAAFVRSTECVSVLTERDVEFIWEGLPRRRAVLSQYVGNAADASAPH
- a CDS encoding transglycosylase SLT domain-containing protein — encoded protein: MESRPPKTAARPAPRKPPADQPQAKRPAKPRTKRIKPAPPPPVPLRHRALALGVELIALSAAALVAIIAVLGRSANGFAGTDFGSSLLPFAGAVFALVVVGAGLLWLWLRLRRWLTARFVPGAALLALGIALAAGWFALQDEYGRDLGNFRTLVGGMQEAERVTLAHQVYASYRRSDLSQAQRLLERARPYLPPVQEAAGAYGIDTDVLMGVGATESSFLPRDSKDGGRGLFQITAPPKAAVELAKERLGVEQLDLNDPRHNAHVAAATLRHYFAEMRGDLFLGLLAYNIGPKNGGLLSIMKQYGARDFATIQPYLQNLPRDYPIRVLTAALAARLWRTEGALPRYEQGDNALRIQGVGIPGL